The proteins below come from a single Ictalurus furcatus strain D&B chromosome 15, Billie_1.0, whole genome shotgun sequence genomic window:
- the lzic gene encoding protein LZIC, translating to MASRGKSETGKLKQNMEEQLDRLMQQLQDLEECREDLDDEEYEETKKETLEQLSEFNESLKKLMSGNMTLVDELGGMQLAIQAAISQAFKTPEVIRLFAKKQPGQLRTRLAEMDRDVMVGKLPRDVYTQQKLEILTALRKLGEKLTAEDEAFLTENVSATLSQFEKVTAKMGSEDKIMALASSGVEKTQT from the exons ATGGCTTCTCGAGGAAAATCAGAAACTGGGAAACTAAAGCAGAACATGGAGGAGCAGCTGGACCGACTAATGCAGCAGCTACAAGATCTAGAGGAGTGCAG AGAAGACCTCGATGATGAGGAATATGAGGAAACCAAAAAAGAGACCCTGGAGCAGCTGAGCGAGTTTAACGAGTCCCTGAAGAAGCTCATGTCAGGGAACATGACCCTCGTGGATGAATTGGGAGGGATGCAGCTA GCTATCCAAGCTGCCATCAGCCAAGCATTTAAGACCCCTGAAGTTATTCGACTGTTTGCAAAGAAGCAGCCTGGGCAATTACGGACAAGACTGGCAgag ATGGACCGTGATGTGATGGTAGGGAAACTTCCTAGAGACGTGTACACTCAGCAAAAACTGGAGATCCTCACAGCTCTGAGAAAACTGGGCGAGAAG cttACAGCAGAGGATGAAGCTTTTCTCACGGAAAATGTCAGTGCCACTCTGAGCCAGTTTGAGAAGGTTACAGCAAAAATGG GATCTGAAGATAAGATCATGGCCTTAGCTAGCTCTGGAGTTGAAAAGACTCAGACCTAG